From a region of the Geothrix sp. 21YS21S-2 genome:
- a CDS encoding AarF/ABC1/UbiB kinase family protein, whose amino-acid sequence MGDTAATAEPGFEGAAQDQEARLRDLGFEVMPEWRPQGHLRRLAVTVRHFSGLLFGGLAWQWAATSGGGPRRALLWAAALPGRWFVDRDLRALPFPVQLRRRLERLGPTYIKLGQILSLREDLLPRPVTDELKHLLNNLPVVPLDAIRRIIEKDLGRPAGELFRSIDPVPMGSASIGQIHPAVTLDGRRVLLKVVKPGIRQTLERDARLLRMLGAVAQVLLPRYQPRQIVDEFCTYTLREVDLRLEADNAEIFAGHFADTPEVVFPGIHRAWCGRSVLCMEFLDGLSPDSKEALELPEEDRRRLTDLGAMAIIRMLYQDGFFHADLHPGNLVILPGPKVGFIDLGMVGRLDEDLRRSLMYYYFALVMGDGENAARHLTAIAIPGPGADPAAFRRDAADIANRWKLAANFKDFSLGQLILQSLARGAEHRMYFPVELVLMVKALVTFEGVGNVLLPGFNVAEVSRKHIRGLFLEQFSPLRLLSEGMRGVPEMVDAMIKMPLLITDGLRVLERLTRQPREPAWASLGPALSAIAFLAAGSAALWFRSPWPVWTGLLLSAFILALRRR is encoded by the coding sequence ATGGGTGACACGGCCGCGACCGCCGAACCCGGTTTCGAGGGGGCCGCGCAGGACCAGGAGGCCCGGCTCCGGGACCTGGGCTTCGAGGTCATGCCGGAATGGCGGCCCCAGGGGCACCTGCGCCGCCTCGCCGTCACCGTCCGGCACTTCTCGGGCCTGCTCTTCGGCGGGTTGGCCTGGCAGTGGGCCGCCACTTCGGGCGGGGGACCGCGCCGGGCCCTGCTCTGGGCGGCGGCGCTCCCGGGGCGCTGGTTCGTGGACCGGGACCTGCGCGCCCTGCCCTTCCCCGTGCAGCTGCGCCGGCGCCTGGAGCGCCTGGGGCCCACCTACATCAAGCTGGGGCAGATCCTGAGCCTGCGCGAGGACCTGCTGCCCCGGCCCGTCACCGACGAGCTCAAGCACCTGCTCAACAACCTGCCCGTGGTGCCGCTGGACGCGATCCGGAGGATCATCGAGAAGGACCTGGGGCGGCCCGCGGGGGAGCTGTTCCGGTCCATCGACCCGGTGCCCATGGGCTCGGCCTCCATCGGCCAGATCCACCCCGCGGTGACCCTGGACGGCCGGCGGGTGCTCCTGAAGGTCGTCAAGCCCGGGATCCGCCAGACCCTGGAGCGGGACGCGCGGCTCCTGCGGATGCTGGGGGCCGTGGCCCAGGTGCTTCTGCCCCGCTACCAGCCCCGGCAGATCGTCGACGAATTCTGCACCTACACCCTCCGCGAGGTGGACCTGCGCCTGGAGGCCGACAACGCGGAGATCTTCGCGGGGCACTTCGCGGACACGCCCGAGGTGGTGTTCCCCGGCATCCACCGCGCCTGGTGCGGGCGCAGCGTCCTGTGCATGGAATTCCTGGACGGGCTGAGCCCGGACTCGAAGGAGGCCCTGGAGCTCCCCGAGGAGGACCGGCGCCGGCTCACGGACCTGGGCGCCATGGCCATCATCCGCATGCTCTACCAGGACGGGTTCTTCCACGCGGACCTGCACCCGGGCAACCTCGTCATCCTGCCCGGGCCCAAGGTCGGGTTCATCGACCTGGGCATGGTGGGCCGCCTCGACGAGGACCTGCGCCGGTCCCTGATGTACTACTACTTCGCCCTGGTCATGGGCGACGGCGAGAACGCCGCGCGCCACCTCACCGCCATCGCCATCCCTGGGCCCGGGGCCGATCCCGCGGCCTTCCGCAGGGACGCCGCGGACATCGCCAACCGGTGGAAGCTCGCGGCCAATTTCAAGGACTTCTCCCTGGGCCAGCTCATCCTCCAGTCCCTGGCCCGGGGCGCCGAGCACCGCATGTACTTCCCGGTGGAGCTGGTGCTGATGGTCAAGGCCCTGGTCACCTTCGAGGGCGTGGGCAACGTGCTGCTGCCGGGCTTCAACGTGGCGGAGGTGAGCCGCAAGCACATCCGGGGGCTCTTCCTCGAGCAGTTCAGCCCCCTGCGCCTGCTCAGCGAGGGCATGCGCGGGGTGCCCGAGATGGTGGACGCCATGATCAAGATGCCGCTCCTCATCACGGACGGCCTCCGGGTGCTGGAGCGGCTCACCCGCCAGCCCCGGGAGCCCGCCTGGGCCTCCCTGGGGCCGGCCCTCTCCGCCATCGCGTTCCTGGCCGCGGGCTCCGCGGCCCTGTGGTTCAGGTCCCCCTGGCCCGTGTGGACGGGCCTGCTCCTTTCCGCCTTCATCCTGGCCCTGCGCCGGAGGTGA
- a CDS encoding WS/DGAT domain-containing protein: protein MREPVASNDAIWLQDSACNRMVINAVLLADRLEAADLRATFRRRILEGPEAPRFERLRCRITGGGHRQYWERDPDFDLDRHIVEDRVALESQEAFQDYVGHEAGRELDGAHPRWSIRVMDGYEPGTTALLVRVHHSIGDGEALVSLLFALVDEPIDGKPPAKVPPDRGGFLRAAAVPLAAPGILLRRLAWHPDHSPMHGPALSGHKHVAWTRPMDLAVVKRARQAIGATVNDVLMASVSAAFSHYLEDHGDPPPSRFLVSMPMNVRAPGAPLLCDNHFAPVPLELPAGPGVRARRILEVKASMDRVKGSAVPRAIYGLQRAALALLPDRMSRGLIDFLANKCTAVVTNVTGPRGEVTLAGSRVRSMIFWVPQRARIGIGISILSFSGRVQVGIIADEALVPDPSVLVRAFEEEFESLSSL from the coding sequence ATGCGCGAACCCGTCGCCTCCAACGATGCCATCTGGCTTCAGGACTCGGCCTGCAACCGGATGGTGATCAACGCCGTGCTCCTCGCGGACCGCCTGGAGGCCGCGGACCTCCGGGCCACCTTCCGGAGGCGCATCCTCGAGGGCCCGGAGGCCCCGCGCTTCGAGCGGCTGCGGTGCCGGATCACGGGCGGGGGCCACCGGCAGTACTGGGAGCGGGACCCGGACTTCGACCTGGACCGCCACATCGTGGAGGACCGCGTGGCCCTGGAGAGCCAGGAGGCCTTCCAGGATTATGTGGGCCACGAGGCTGGGCGCGAACTGGACGGGGCCCATCCCCGGTGGTCGATCCGGGTGATGGACGGCTACGAACCCGGGACCACGGCGCTGCTGGTGCGGGTCCACCACAGCATCGGGGACGGCGAGGCCCTCGTGTCCCTCCTCTTCGCCCTGGTGGACGAGCCCATCGACGGCAAGCCTCCGGCCAAGGTCCCGCCCGACCGGGGCGGCTTCCTGCGGGCCGCGGCGGTCCCGCTCGCGGCGCCGGGCATCCTCCTGCGCCGCCTGGCCTGGCACCCGGACCACAGCCCCATGCACGGCCCGGCGCTCTCGGGGCACAAGCACGTGGCCTGGACCCGGCCCATGGACCTGGCGGTGGTCAAGCGGGCCCGGCAGGCCATCGGGGCAACGGTCAACGACGTGCTGATGGCCTCCGTCTCGGCGGCCTTCTCCCACTACCTGGAGGACCACGGCGACCCCCCGCCGTCCCGGTTCCTGGTATCCATGCCCATGAACGTGCGGGCCCCGGGCGCGCCCCTCCTGTGCGACAACCACTTCGCCCCCGTGCCCCTGGAGCTGCCCGCCGGCCCCGGGGTCCGCGCCCGGCGGATCCTGGAGGTGAAGGCCAGCATGGACCGCGTGAAGGGTTCCGCGGTGCCCAGGGCCATCTACGGGCTGCAGCGGGCCGCCCTCGCGCTCCTGCCGGACCGCATGAGCAGGGGCCTCATCGACTTCCTGGCCAACAAATGCACCGCCGTGGTCACCAACGTCACCGGGCCCCGGGGCGAGGTGACCCTGGCCGGGAGCCGGGTCCGGTCCATGATCTTCTGGGTGCCCCAGCGCGCCCGCATCGGCATCGGGATCTCCATCCTCAGCTTCTCGGGCCGGGTGCAGGTGGGCATCATCGCCGACGAGGCCCTGGTGCCGGACCCTTCGGTCCTGGTGCGGGCCTTCGAGGAGGAGTTCGAGTCGCTCAGCAGCCTTTGA
- a CDS encoding patatin-like phospholipase family protein: protein MAPPRRTKARKVGLALASGGLLGGVYEVGALRALETYVQGLDLNRMDVYVGVSAGAFVGSHLANGITVAEMVQGIRAEPEEDGLFDASIFFRPALRELRRRGLKLPWVVADVVRQMLTGDASFLGGLEGLGASLPVCLFDNEPIQAYLHRLFSARGRTDDFRRLPRRLFVVATDLETGSAMVFGSKGLDHVPISRAVQASSAVPGLYQPVDVEGRVCVDGVLLKTVHSTVALREGADLLLCVNPLVPMDTGSRDAREVLGRRAVQKGGLPAVLGQSFRILIHSRVGLGMERAAQAFPGADLVMFQPRATEHRLFTNLFRLHSRHKVCEIGFDQTRLDLWTRREALGPVFARNGLELREDLLAEAGRSVWDGLEPRRAPRVALRLDEALRALEGSLKGC from the coding sequence ATGGCCCCGCCCCGCCGCACGAAAGCGCGGAAGGTGGGCCTTGCCCTGGCTTCCGGGGGACTGCTGGGGGGCGTCTACGAGGTGGGCGCCCTCCGCGCCCTGGAGACCTATGTCCAGGGCCTCGACCTCAACCGCATGGACGTCTACGTCGGCGTCAGCGCCGGCGCCTTCGTGGGCTCCCACCTCGCCAACGGGATCACGGTGGCCGAGATGGTCCAGGGGATCCGGGCCGAACCGGAGGAGGACGGGCTCTTCGACGCCTCCATCTTCTTCCGGCCCGCCCTGCGGGAGCTGCGCAGGCGGGGGCTGAAGCTGCCCTGGGTGGTGGCGGACGTGGTCAGGCAGATGCTCACCGGCGACGCCTCCTTCCTGGGGGGCCTGGAGGGCCTCGGGGCCTCGCTCCCGGTGTGCCTGTTCGACAACGAGCCCATCCAGGCCTACCTCCACCGGCTCTTTTCCGCGCGGGGGCGCACCGACGATTTCCGCAGGCTGCCCCGAAGGCTGTTCGTGGTGGCCACGGACCTGGAGACGGGCTCGGCCATGGTCTTCGGGTCCAAGGGGCTGGACCACGTCCCGATCTCCCGGGCGGTGCAGGCCAGCAGCGCCGTCCCCGGCCTCTACCAGCCCGTGGACGTGGAAGGCCGGGTCTGCGTGGACGGCGTGCTGCTCAAGACCGTCCATTCCACCGTCGCCCTGCGGGAGGGCGCGGACCTGCTGCTGTGCGTGAACCCGCTGGTGCCCATGGACACGGGCTCCCGGGACGCCCGGGAGGTCCTGGGGCGCCGGGCGGTGCAGAAGGGGGGCCTGCCGGCGGTGCTGGGCCAGAGCTTCCGGATCCTCATCCATTCGCGGGTGGGCCTGGGCATGGAGCGGGCCGCCCAGGCGTTCCCCGGCGCGGACCTGGTGATGTTCCAGCCCCGGGCCACGGAGCACCGGCTCTTCACCAACCTGTTCCGGCTGCACTCCCGCCACAAGGTGTGCGAGATCGGCTTCGACCAGACCCGCCTGGACCTGTGGACGCGGCGGGAGGCCCTGGGGCCGGTCTTCGCGCGCAACGGGCTGGAATTGCGGGAGGACCTGCTGGCCGAGGCCGGGCGCAGCGTGTGGGACGGCCTGGAGCCCCGCCGGGCACCCCGGGTGGCCCTGCGGCTGGATGAGGCCCTGCGCGCGCTGGAGGGGAGCCTCAAAGGCTGCTGA
- a CDS encoding phasin family protein encodes MVTRKKAQAPTGLKGTANDIWLAGLGAFNLAGEEGGRIFKALVKRGREQKKTNAEWMAGLQERTDGLKEDAKGLLERVAAPIEDGLAAAMQRLGVPTRSEIINLTHRVEALTRNVSKAAPKAAPKPKPKAKARPKAKAQAPTA; translated from the coding sequence ATGGTTACCAGGAAGAAGGCACAAGCTCCCACCGGCCTGAAGGGCACCGCCAACGACATCTGGCTGGCGGGCCTGGGCGCGTTCAATCTCGCCGGCGAGGAGGGCGGTAGGATCTTCAAGGCGCTCGTCAAGCGCGGCCGCGAGCAGAAGAAGACCAACGCGGAGTGGATGGCGGGCCTGCAGGAACGCACCGACGGCCTGAAGGAGGACGCCAAGGGCCTCCTGGAGCGGGTCGCCGCCCCCATCGAGGACGGCCTCGCCGCCGCCATGCAGCGGCTGGGCGTGCCCACCCGCAGCGAGATCATCAACCTCACCCACCGGGTGGAAGCCCTCACCCGGAACGTGAGCAAGGCCGCGCCCAAGGCCGCTCCGAAGCCCAAGCCCAAGGCCAAGGCACGGCCCAAGGCCAAGGCCCAGGCCCCCACCGCCTGA
- a CDS encoding polyhydroxyalkanoate synthesis regulator DNA-binding domain-containing protein, producing MIRLIKRYGGTSRKLYDTEESRYVSLEELSAWIRAGQELQVADSATGEDVTAQTLAQSIYEDQRGGHALLSGDLLHQIIRRGNQALAEGFGQVQAKVDRMLRTSVDRIQAVSGAREDITRLRQRLAELEAALADLEARAGRRTKRRRPS from the coding sequence ATGATCCGCCTCATCAAACGGTACGGCGGCACCAGCCGGAAGCTCTACGACACCGAGGAGAGCCGCTACGTCTCCCTGGAGGAGCTTTCCGCCTGGATCCGGGCCGGCCAGGAGCTCCAGGTGGCCGACAGCGCCACCGGGGAGGACGTCACCGCCCAGACCCTCGCCCAGAGCATCTACGAGGACCAGCGGGGCGGGCACGCCCTCCTCTCCGGGGACCTCCTCCACCAGATCATCCGCCGGGGGAACCAGGCCCTGGCGGAGGGGTTCGGGCAGGTCCAGGCCAAGGTGGACCGCATGCTCCGAACCTCCGTGGACCGGATCCAGGCCGTGAGCGGGGCACGGGAGGACATCACCCGGCTCCGCCAGCGCCTGGCCGAACTGGAGGCCGCCCTGGCCGATCTGGAGGCCCGCGCCGGGCGCCGCACGAAACGGAGACGACCCAGCTGA
- a CDS encoding ArsA-related P-loop ATPase, protein MSGELTVVVGAGGVGKTTLAAALALGSAREGLRTLVMTFDPSLRLKDALGVGDAARDDPVPVVAGLDAALLDARRTFDRLVRAYAPDSMAARRILANRFYQDMAGHLAGILEYMAMERLFEMRASRRYDRIILDTPPTRQALDFLQAPQRMMDLVDSKAIRFALDPWWDDPGHGSLPLRIAGRTALGLSDRIVGRRFLLDVVEFIRAFAPLFEGFRSRAREVGELLRAPETRFLLVTGPGSERVPDAMFFLRRLEEAGHHLGPILVNPVTPDPGPGAGEGVVLLRHLADRDRRGLALLQRLFPGERRILPVALEPSPPADLPSLERLYGKLAENRAFLPQCGIFGAYGKGS, encoded by the coding sequence GTGAGCGGGGAGCTGACGGTGGTGGTGGGGGCGGGCGGCGTGGGGAAGACCACCCTGGCCGCGGCCCTGGCCCTGGGGTCGGCCCGGGAGGGGCTGCGCACCCTGGTCATGACCTTCGACCCGTCCCTGCGCCTCAAGGACGCCCTGGGGGTGGGCGACGCCGCCCGGGACGACCCGGTGCCGGTGGTGGCGGGCCTGGACGCGGCCCTGCTGGACGCCCGGCGGACCTTCGATCGGCTGGTCCGCGCCTACGCTCCGGACTCCATGGCCGCAAGGCGGATCCTCGCCAACCGCTTCTACCAGGACATGGCCGGCCACCTGGCGGGCATCCTGGAATACATGGCCATGGAGCGGCTCTTCGAGATGCGGGCCTCCCGCCGCTACGACCGGATCATCCTGGACACGCCCCCCACCCGCCAGGCCCTGGACTTCCTCCAGGCCCCCCAGCGGATGATGGACCTGGTGGACAGCAAGGCCATCCGTTTCGCCCTGGACCCCTGGTGGGACGACCCGGGCCACGGGAGCCTGCCCCTGCGCATCGCGGGACGGACGGCCCTGGGCCTTTCGGACCGGATCGTCGGGCGGCGCTTCCTGCTGGACGTGGTGGAGTTCATCCGGGCCTTCGCGCCGCTGTTCGAGGGTTTCCGGAGCCGCGCCCGGGAGGTGGGGGAGCTGCTCCGGGCTCCCGAGACCCGGTTCCTCCTGGTGACGGGGCCGGGCTCCGAGCGGGTGCCCGACGCCATGTTCTTCCTGCGCAGGCTGGAGGAGGCCGGACACCACCTCGGGCCCATCCTGGTGAACCCCGTGACCCCGGATCCGGGCCCCGGGGCGGGGGAGGGGGTGGTCCTGCTGCGCCACCTGGCGGACCGGGACCGGCGGGGCCTGGCCCTCCTGCAGCGGCTTTTCCCCGGCGAGCGCCGGATCCTCCCCGTGGCCCTGGAACCCTCGCCCCCGGCGGATCTGCCGTCCCTGGAACGGCTCTACGGAAAGCTGGCGGAGAACCGGGCTTTTTTGCCGCAATGCGGTATATTTGGGGCGTACGGTAAGGGGTCGTGA
- a CDS encoding ArsA-related P-loop ATPase, whose protein sequence is MPALDRLAERQLIVVTGKGGTGKTTLSALLGRLLSLRGLRVLLLEVDPRESLHQALGTEPSGGRVVEAGRGLRIQNLQPEAVIEALVREKVPIGYLAKLVTESPAFHTFIEGAPGLKETALLGHAYRSLEGADIVVVDAPATGHSAALLAAPGLLAGAVRGGQLGAMAAELAGFLADPNRCGVTLATLAEEMPVQETLELIERLPMRPELVVANMLFPRLPRGAAQGLWKARRRLHEAELARLAAAWDGPLLELPMLALDRGPELVERLASVFLEVDR, encoded by the coding sequence ATGCCAGCCCTGGATCGGCTCGCCGAACGCCAGTTGATCGTCGTCACCGGCAAGGGCGGCACCGGCAAGACCACCCTTTCCGCTTTGCTGGGCCGGCTCCTGTCCCTGCGCGGGCTCCGCGTGCTCCTCCTGGAGGTGGATCCCCGGGAGAGCCTCCACCAGGCCCTGGGCACGGAGCCCTCCGGAGGCCGGGTGGTGGAGGCGGGCCGGGGCCTGCGCATCCAGAACCTGCAGCCGGAGGCCGTGATCGAGGCGCTGGTGCGGGAGAAGGTCCCCATCGGCTACCTGGCGAAGCTGGTCACGGAGAGCCCGGCCTTCCACACGTTCATCGAAGGGGCGCCGGGCCTGAAGGAGACGGCGCTGCTGGGCCACGCGTACCGGAGCCTGGAGGGGGCGGACATCGTGGTCGTGGACGCGCCGGCAACCGGTCACAGCGCCGCGCTGCTGGCGGCGCCCGGGCTGCTGGCCGGGGCCGTCCGGGGGGGGCAGCTGGGAGCGATGGCGGCCGAACTGGCGGGGTTCCTGGCCGATCCGAACCGCTGCGGCGTGACGCTGGCCACCCTGGCCGAGGAGATGCCGGTGCAGGAGACCCTGGAACTCATCGAGCGGCTCCCGATGCGTCCGGAACTGGTGGTGGCCAACATGCTCTTCCCGCGGCTGCCCCGGGGGGCGGCCCAGGGGCTCTGGAAGGCCCGCCGGCGCCTCCACGAGGCGGAACTGGCCCGGTTGGCCGCGGCCTGGGACGGGCCCCTGCTGGAACTGCCCATGCTGGCCCTGGACCGGGGGCCCGAGCTCGTGGAGCGCCTGGCCTCCGTCTTCCTGGAGGTGGACCGGTGA
- a CDS encoding MASE3 domain-containing protein — protein MAGLYLTSRSSYLLFHTLAEMFSVVVACSIFSIAWNARKYIRNGFLLFVGIAYFSLGLLDLLHTIGYTGMPTFPGHPFAANQLWVAARLIESLSLLLGFAYLTTGRRPNPALTLSAFMAVTALVIAAIFLWRVFPACFVAGQGQTRFKILSEYAIISVLAVDAALLVRNRERFHRSIYLTLLAATVLAILTEVMFTLYVSNYGLANRVGHYFKVFTYYLTYLAIVQHGVEQPYEMVFRELADANGRLKAEVRAHQATEGRFQRTFDESPIGTAIVDPGGRFLKVNDALCRFLGYSEQELLAMGYLDVTHPGDRPVDLAQVARLASGELERYEVEKRYLRKDGSVAWGHLNLKMLQDGAEGPRYMLPMILDVTARRHLEERLEYKVAERTAALDQANRLLRVISACNEALVRATDEKELVLEICRIAVSIGGYTKACLRYVDAPGDIDTGLPGRCLHTGERCLGGQACLDSEPVLLREQAKGSARYALGFPLRFGDRTGAVLEIFSPAAGRFKAVETDMLGKLANDLASGILTIRSRAERDRARQELEDRTRMLRALASELVQSDNRERRRLAKVLHDHLQQILVAAKWRAGALAAGPKGEGFLESCRQLEDLMDEAIQSSRDLAAELSPAVLHEKGLAQALAWLGKRMKERHALDVDLEMDEDLHPLPPHLTEFFFDAIRELLFNVIKHARVARARIRVRQSATHFEATVEDAGAGFDVELAKTARSGTGLGLFSIQERLTHLGGWMLIESAPGQGSQFHLMVPLEEPLAGAQEPEAASRRDAGARPPRPSQPAVPVDTRIRLLIVDDHQVVRQGLSSLLGGRRHIHVVGEASDGFEGLRLARQHHPEVVLMDINMPGINGIETTRLLQAELPGICVIGLSMHQDPDITREMLEAGARGFVSKSDPVDTILAAIQDCRTRRNG, from the coding sequence GTGGCCGGCCTCTACCTGACGAGCCGGTCCAGCTATCTGCTCTTCCACACCCTGGCCGAGATGTTCAGCGTGGTGGTGGCCTGCTCGATCTTCAGCATCGCGTGGAATGCCCGGAAATACATCCGGAACGGCTTCCTCCTGTTCGTCGGCATCGCCTACTTCTCCCTGGGTCTCCTCGACCTGCTCCACACCATCGGGTATACCGGGATGCCCACCTTCCCCGGGCACCCCTTCGCCGCGAACCAGCTCTGGGTCGCGGCCCGGCTCATCGAGAGCCTCTCCCTCCTGCTCGGCTTCGCCTACCTGACCACGGGGCGCCGGCCCAACCCGGCGCTCACGCTCAGCGCCTTCATGGCCGTGACGGCCCTGGTGATCGCCGCCATCTTCCTGTGGCGCGTCTTCCCCGCCTGCTTCGTGGCGGGCCAGGGCCAGACCCGGTTCAAGATCCTCAGCGAATACGCCATCATCTCGGTCCTCGCCGTGGACGCCGCCCTCCTGGTCCGCAACCGGGAGCGGTTCCACCGCAGCATCTACCTGACCCTCCTGGCCGCGACGGTGCTGGCGATCCTCACCGAGGTGATGTTCACCCTCTACGTGAGCAACTACGGCCTCGCCAACCGGGTGGGCCACTACTTCAAGGTGTTCACCTACTACCTGACCTACCTGGCCATCGTGCAGCACGGCGTGGAGCAGCCCTACGAGATGGTCTTCCGGGAACTGGCGGACGCCAACGGGCGGCTGAAGGCCGAGGTTCGCGCCCACCAGGCCACGGAAGGCCGCTTCCAGCGCACCTTCGACGAGTCGCCCATCGGCACGGCCATCGTGGATCCCGGCGGCCGGTTCCTCAAGGTCAACGACGCCCTGTGCCGCTTCCTGGGCTACTCCGAGCAGGAACTTCTGGCCATGGGCTACCTGGACGTCACCCATCCCGGCGATCGCCCCGTGGACCTCGCCCAGGTGGCCCGGCTGGCCTCGGGCGAACTGGAGCGCTATGAGGTGGAGAAACGCTACCTCCGCAAGGACGGCTCCGTAGCGTGGGGCCACCTGAACCTGAAGATGCTCCAGGATGGCGCCGAGGGCCCGAGGTACATGCTCCCCATGATCCTGGACGTGACGGCCCGCAGGCACCTCGAGGAGCGCCTCGAATACAAGGTCGCGGAACGGACGGCGGCCCTGGACCAGGCCAACCGCCTGCTCCGGGTGATCTCCGCGTGCAACGAGGCGCTGGTGCGGGCCACGGACGAGAAGGAACTGGTGCTGGAGATCTGCCGCATCGCCGTGTCCATCGGTGGCTACACCAAGGCCTGCCTGCGGTACGTCGATGCGCCGGGCGACATCGACACCGGCCTGCCGGGCCGGTGCCTCCACACCGGCGAACGCTGCCTGGGCGGGCAGGCCTGCCTGGACTCCGAACCCGTCCTCCTGCGGGAGCAGGCGAAGGGGTCTGCCCGGTACGCCCTCGGATTCCCCCTGCGCTTCGGCGACCGGACCGGCGCCGTCCTGGAGATCTTCTCCCCGGCGGCAGGGCGGTTCAAGGCCGTCGAGACCGACATGCTCGGCAAGCTCGCGAACGATCTGGCCTCCGGGATCCTCACCATCCGTTCCCGGGCGGAGCGGGACCGCGCCCGCCAGGAACTGGAGGACCGGACCCGGATGCTCCGGGCCCTGGCGTCGGAGCTTGTGCAGTCCGACAACCGCGAGCGGCGCCGCCTTGCGAAGGTCCTCCACGACCACCTGCAGCAGATCCTGGTGGCCGCCAAGTGGCGCGCCGGGGCCCTGGCCGCCGGTCCGAAGGGGGAGGGATTCCTTGAATCCTGCCGCCAGCTGGAGGACCTGATGGACGAAGCCATCCAGTCGTCCCGCGACCTCGCGGCGGAATTGAGCCCGGCGGTCCTCCACGAGAAGGGGCTCGCCCAGGCCCTCGCCTGGCTAGGCAAGCGCATGAAGGAACGCCATGCCCTGGACGTGGATCTCGAAATGGACGAGGACCTCCATCCCCTTCCGCCCCACCTCACGGAATTCTTCTTCGACGCCATCCGCGAGCTGCTGTTCAACGTGATCAAGCACGCCCGGGTGGCCCGGGCCCGGATCCGGGTCCGGCAGTCGGCCACGCACTTCGAGGCCACCGTCGAGGACGCGGGCGCCGGCTTCGACGTGGAGCTGGCGAAGACGGCGCGCAGCGGCACCGGCCTGGGCCTCTTCAGCATCCAGGAGCGCCTGACCCACCTGGGCGGATGGATGCTGATCGAGAGCGCTCCCGGCCAGGGGAGCCAGTTCCACCTCATGGTGCCCCTGGAGGAACCCCTGGCCGGGGCGCAGGAACCCGAAGCCGCCTCCCGCCGGGACGCCGGGGCCCGGCCGCCGCGCCCCTCCCAACCGGCGGTCCCGGTGGACACCCGCATCCGCCTCCTGATCGTGGATGACCACCAGGTGGTCAGGCAGGGGCTTTCCAGCCTCCTCGGAGGCCGGCGCCACATCCACGTCGTCGGCGAGGCCAGCGACGGCTTCGAGGGCCTCCGGCTCGCCCGGCAGCACCACCCGGAGGTGGTGCTGATGGACATCAACATGCCGGGCATCAACGGCATCGAGACCACGCGGCTCCTCCAGGCCGAACTGCCTGGCATCTGCGTCATCGGGCTCTCCATGCACCAGGATCCCGACATCACCCGGGAGATGCTGGAGGCCGGGGCCCGGGGGTTCGTCTCCAAGAGCGATCCCGTCGACACCATCCTCGCCGCCATCCAGGACTGCCGTACCCGGAGGAACGGCTGA